A window from Malania oleifera isolate guangnan ecotype guangnan chromosome 7, ASM2987363v1, whole genome shotgun sequence encodes these proteins:
- the LOC131159628 gene encoding pentatricopeptide repeat-containing protein At1g77360, mitochondrial-like — MKRSHRNGSSPHSKDEQNKRYYTSASQNPPIDSASKQNHHDQSQQKTGKCPTFASYLETPNLPPKIKLLCEVVANTHSLQVEKVLDDTGVRVSQEDVEEVLKLSYGFPASAVKFFRWAGHQLKDHHSPYAWNLVVDMLGKNGLFDAMWDAIKSMRKEGLLSLATFASVFSSYVVADRVQEAIMTFEVMDQYGCARDIVALNSLLSAICREAKTAKAVDFLHIAKDKIRPDADTYAILLEGWENEGDADGARKTFAEMVVDIGWDPGNVPAYDSYLNTLLKAPDVGLREALKVFDTVKDRRCLPGMKFLKAALEECLKMGDARGAGSLWQAMMGRNGCRPDTQLYNSMIAMHCYINDMDMARKLLDEMVYNGAFPDSKTYNLVFQFFIKTRKLHDAWVIFNEMIKNECVLSQANCHAAVRIYMDIGDPYMAIKVWKFMIENYKSDLEEIGNFLVVGLRDANRVPEAVKYAEDMIDRGIKLNSSTLTKLKQSLCRVGKAFAYEELLRKWKTHSIG; from the coding sequence ATGAAGAGGTCACATCGTAATGGCTCCTCTCCTCATTCAAAAGATGAGCAGAACAAAAGATACTACACTTCTGCATCTCAGAACCCTCCTATTGACTCAGCTTCTAAGCAGAATCACCATGATCAATCGCAGCAGAAGACGGGTAAGTGCCCAACTTTTGCTTCATACCTGGAAACCCCCAATTTACCACCCAAAATCAAATTACTGTGTGAAGTCGTAGCCAACACACACTCTCTCCAAGTGGAGAAGGTTCTCGACGATACTGGCGTTCGGGTTTCACAGGAAGATGTCGAAGAAGTGTTGAAACTCTCTTATGGGTTCCCTGCTTCGGCTGTCAAGTTCTTCCGGTGGGCTGGGCATCAGCTCAAAGACCATCACAGTCCATATGCTTGGAACTTGGTTGTTGACATGTTGGGAAAGAATGGCTTGTTTGACGCAATGTGGGACGCTATAAAGTCCATGAGGAAAGAAGGGTTGCTTTCGCTTGCGACGTTCGCATCAGTTTTTAGTAGTTATGTGGTTGCGGATCGCGTTCAAGAAGCTATCATGACATTTGAAGTGATGGATCAATATGGTTGTGCGCGAGACATTGTAGCGTTGAATTCCCTACTTAGTGCTATATGTAGGGAAGCAAAGACTGCCAAGGCTGTGGACTTCTTGCACATTGCAAAGGATAAAATTCGGCCTGATGCAGATACATATGCAATTTTATTGGAGGGGTGGGAAAATGAGGGTGATGCAGATGGTGCCAGGAAAACATTTGCGGAGATGGTGGTTGATATTGGTTGGGATCCAGGGAATGTGCCTGCTTATGATTCGTATTTGAATACTTTGCTAAAGGCTCCTGATGTTGGTTTACGTGAGGCATTGAAAGTTTTTGATACGGTGAAGGATAGGAGGTGCCTTCCGGGGATGAAGTTTTTAAAGGCTGCACTTGAGGAATGTTTGAAGATGGGTGATGCCCGAGGGGCTGGTTCTCTTTGGCAAGCAATGATGGGGAGAAATGGTTGTAGACCTGATACCCAGTTGTACAACTCCATGATTGCCATGCATTGTTATATTAATGACATGGATATGGCAAGAAAGTTGTTGGATGAGATGGTTTATAATGGGGCATTCCCAGATTCTAAAACTTATAATTTGGTGTTCCAGTTCTTTATCAAGACAAGGAAGTTGCATGATGCTTGGGTAATATTTAACGAGATGATTAAAAATGAGTGTGTTCTGAGCCAAGCAAATTGCCATGCGGCAGTTAGGATATATATGGATATTGGGGACCCTTATATGGCTATAAAGGTTTGGAAATTTATGATTGAGAATTACAAGTCTGATTTGGAGGAGATTGGGAATTTTCTGGTAGTTGGCCTCCGTGACGCTAACAGGGTCCCGGAAGCAGTGAAGTATGCTGAGGACATGATTGATCGTGGGATCAAGTTGAACTCTTCCACACTGACAAAGTTAAAACAAAGTCTATGTAGAGTGGG